One region of Kwoniella newhampshirensis strain CBS 13917 chromosome 6, whole genome shotgun sequence genomic DNA includes:
- a CDS encoding 60S ribosomal protein eL6 gives MARSQPIAPNVGRLSRSQVSAKRGLFKGKKTSTAPAKTETPAHTEKTVGGKANGEKRLVPTYKASKYYPAEDVRKPRVSRKTPGKTVLRSSITPGTVLILLAGRFSGKRVVFLKQLDSGLLLVSGPFKLNGVPLRRVSQAYVIATSTKVDISSVSVPESVNDSFFAKAKAAKSTKEGEFFGEGKEKKAFPEEKKSEQKKVDNLAKYLKASWGLSKSDRFHELKF, from the exons ATGGCCCGATCTCAGCCCATCGCCCCCAACGTCGGTCGTCTTTCTCGATCGCAGGTCTCCGCCAAGCGAGGTCTCttcaagg GCAAGAAGACCTCTACGGCCCCTGCGAAGACTGAGACTCCCGCACACACGGAGAAGACTGTCGGTGGAAAGGCAAACGGAGAGAAGCGATTGGTCCCCACCTACAAGGCTTCCAAATACTACCCCGCCGAGGACGTCCGAAAGCCCCGAGTTTCCCGAAAGACTCCCGGCAAGACCGTCCTCCGATCCAGCATCACCCCCGGTaccgtcctcatcctcctcgccgGTCGCTTCAGCGGCAAGCGAgtcgtcttcctcaagcAGCTTGACTCTGGTTTGCTTTTGGTCTCTGGTCCTTTCAA ACTCAACGGTGTTCCCCTCCGACGAGTGAGCCAGGCCTACGTTATCGCTACTTCCACCAAGGTCGACATCTCTAGCGTTTCCGTTCCCGAGTCCGTCAACGActctttcttcgccaaGGCTAAGGCTGCCAAGTCTACCAAGGAGGGAGAGTTCTTCGGTgagggcaaggagaagaaggcgttccccgaggagaagaagtccgagcagaag AAGGTTGACAACCTCGCCAAGTATTTGAAGGCATCTTGGGGTCTCTCCAAGAGCGACCGATTCCACGAGCTCAAGTTCTAG
- a CDS encoding cytosolic Fe-S cluster assembly factor NBP35 translates to MIATQRPLPPPSPLPLAPSSTVLPSTVPENAPEHCPGVESTLAGKADACEGCPNQSVCAEGPKGPDPDLPLIRERMKSVKRKVLVLSGKGGVGKSTFSAGLSWALAADEECQTGIMDIDICGPSIPLLMGLSSSTIHTSSSGWSPAYALDNLAVMSIGFLLPSNSDAVIWRGPKKNGLIKQFLKDVEWGDLDYMIVDTPPGTSDEHLSIVQYMKETGIDGAVLVTTPQEVALQDVRKEIDFCRKVGIPILGLVENMSGFVCPNCKGESQIFVPTTGGAEAMGKELGIEVLGKVPLDPRIGMTCDQGMSFLDEYPDSPATSAYLDIVQRIREILGDE, encoded by the exons ATGATAGCGACACAAAGACCGCTACCGCCGCCATCACCTCTGCCGCTCGCTCCCTCATCGACGGTTCTTCCATCCACAGTGCCCGAAAATGCACCGGAGCATTGTCCT GGAGTTGAGTCGACACTGGCTGGAAAAGCGGATGCATGTGAAGGATGTCCGAACCAGTCTGTCTGTGCGGAAGGGCCAAAAGGACCTGATCCGGATCTACCGTTGAtcagagagagaatgaAGTCTGTGAAGAGAAAAGTTTTGGTCCTTTCCGGAAAAGGTGGAGTGGGGAAGAGTACTTTCTCAGCCGGACTGTCGTGGGCTCTAGCAGCGGACGAGGAATGTCAG ACTGGAATCATGGATATCGACATCTGTGGGCCGTCGATCCCACTCCTCATGGgtctttcctcttcgaccattcatacctcttcctctggcTGGTCGCCGGCGTATGCTCTCGACAATCTCGCCGTCATGTCCATCGgtttcctcctcccttccaACTCCGATGCTGTCATATGGCGAGGTCCGAAGAAAAATGGGTTGATCAAACAATTCCTCAAAGACGTCGAATGGGGAGATCTCGATTATATGATCGTCGATACCCCTCCTGGAACATCCGACGAACATCTCTCGATCGTTCAATATATGAAAGAAACAGGAATAGACGGAGCTGTCTTGGTCACCACTCCACAAGAAGTCGCTTTGCAAGATGTGAGAAAGGAGATCGACTTTTGTCGAAAAGTCGGTATACCCATCCTGGGACTTGTGGAGAACATGTCAGGTTTCGTTTGTCCAAATTGCAAGGGCGAAAGTCAGATATTTGTACCCACAACCGGTGGAGCCGAAGCGATGGGCAAGGAGCTGGGTATAGAAGTGTTGGGCAAAGTTCCTCTTGATCCAAGAATAGGAATGACGTGTGATCAGGGTATGAGCTTCTTGGACGAGTATCCAGATAGCCCCGCTACATCCGCTTATCTGGATATTGTACAACGGATCAGGGAAATACTTGGAGACGAATAG